The DNA segment ACTCGCCGACTGCATCGGCATACGCCGCATAGGGAAGATTGATCCCAGCTTCAACGGGCAGCGAAATCCACTTCCATGGTCGCGTGTTCACGTCGAGAAGAACGTACTTCTCCCGTTGGCTATCGTAAACGAACTCGGATTCACTGATCCCGTAATACTCGGCAGCCTCGAGGATCGACTTCGCCCGAGCTTCGAGTTTCGAATCTTCGACGGTATCGACGACACAGGACGTGCCGTACGCCTGGGGATATCGGACGTGGGCGTTGCCGACGAGGCCAATCACGTCTCCAACCGGTGATCGGTAGGATGCGAACGAACGATCGTGCCCTGTTGCGATTGGTACTTTCTCCTGTGCCATGATCCGCACGTCGGCTGCGCGCGCACGTTCGACGATATCGAAAAACGAGTCCGTATCCTCGATCTCGATCACATTGGTCCCGATCAGTTCCTCGAACTCGCGCTTTCGAGCCGGTTTGACGACGAACGGGCACTCGAGACGGTCCATGATCGTCTCCGGATCGTACTCGGACAGACGGTAGGTTTCCGGATACGGGATTTCGAGAGCATCCGCGAGAGAATAGAGGGATTCCTTGTCGAGAACCCCCTCGATCACCTCGCGGTCGGCAAACGGCAATCGGACGCCCGCAGGTGCCCCCTCGACCAGCGCGTGCACCCACTCGTCCATACAGGGGAAAATAACGGGGTCGTATTCGAGCACGGCTGCGATACGTTCGACATCGTGAACGAATCCGTTTGTGTCCTCGAGTGGGAACGTAACCGCGCCGGCCGCAACCACGGCCTCCGAATAGGGCCCAACGCCATCGCCGTTTCGATCGACAGCGATTACGGGCACGTCCTGAGCAGCCAGCGCACGACCGACACTACACCCCGTAATATGGGCGTTACAGACGAGTGCTGGAGGACGGTCGAAACGCATCGACTCGAGCGTCTCGATAAGTCCGGATGTCGAGTGAAACGAGGTGGCCATACCCCAGTTTCGAAGCGATTGTCCCTAAAAACTCCCCACGGAGGAGAGTAAACATCAAATGATAGAGAGTTGGTCGCGAGATTTATCAACCAGAGCCACCATTTGTGACGCGTGGCTGAAATCGAAGACGAGAACGGAGGGGTTTCCCAGTGACTGACGAGCCTGAAGTGCTCGTCGTCGATGACGAGGCTCGTCTTGCAGACCTCTTTGCGGCCTGGTTGGGGACAGAGCGCCCCGTCGCGGCCGCCTACAACGGTGAACAGGCGCTCGAGATGATGACCGACACTATCGAAGTCGTTCTTCTCGACCGCCGTATGCCGGGTCTTTCCGGTGACGAGGTCCTCCAGACGATCCGAGAAGAAGGATACGACTGCCGCGTTGTGATGGTTACGGCAGTCGATCCCGACTTCGACATCATCGAGATGGGCTTCGACGATTATCTCGTCAAACCCGTCTCGAAGGACGAGCTCCTCGAAATGGTAAAGAACGTATCGACTCGGTCCGACTACAAAACCGATATTCAGGAGTACTACGCGCTGGTCTCCAAAAAAGCGCTGCTAGAGTCGGAAAAAGCGGATCGCGAACTCGCCGACCACGACGAGTATCAACAACTCTGCGCACGCGTCGATGAACTCCGCGACCAGGTCGACGAAACGGTCTCGGGAATGTCTTCTCACGATGACTTCGTCGGAGCGTTCCAGGACCTACAAGGTGAAAACTGAAGACCAACAGTCTCCGATCATTGTGCACTCCCGATGTGAGCGAACGCGTCCTCTCTTTGCAGGCAATCCTATCCGTCGATGACGAACGAAAACCTGGCTCCGCCGGCGGAACTCTCATCGACCGAGACGGTCCATCCGTGTCCTTCTGCAACCTCCCTGACCACCCAGAGACCGAGTCCGATTCCCGACGACCCGGTCGAGACGGACGAATCAAACACGTCCTGTCGTAATTCGGTCGGGATTCCACAGCCATCGTCCGCCACGTAGAACCCTTCACGCCCGTCCTCGAGAGCACCCACACGGATCGTCAATGTGTGCTCGGGCCTGTGGTCAAGCTGGCCATGCTCGATCGCATTCCGGAACAGATTTTCGAGTAATCGAAGCAGTGGCGATCGGTCGGCGGTGAGCGTTAGCGTCGAATCGATTTCGAGGTCCGCTGCTTCGGTCGATACGTTGTCCCAGGCCTCTCGGACGACCTCCGCAAGCGCAACTTGCTCGAGGTTACTCGCCCACTCGCCTTCACGAGCGACAGTGAGGACGTCGCCGATAATAGCTTCCATTCGTTCGAGCCCTTCCCGGACGTTCTCGAGGTGTTCGTAGGATTCGGTCTCCTCGAGGAGGTCGAGATACCCCTGTGACACGCCGAGCGGATTACGAAGATCGTGGCTGACTATCTGGGCAAACGCCTCCAGGCGTTCGTTTTGTTCGCGAAGCTTTCGTTCTCGACGTTTCCGTTCAGTGATGTCTCGGACAACGCCGACGGAACCGTGCACCGCTGGTTCCTCGACCAACACGACCTGTGTTTCACAGGGAATCTCCTCGCCGGCTTTCGTTTCGAGCACCGTTTCGAACGTCGCCGTGGTCGACTCGCTCTCGAGTAGTCGTTCGCTCGTTTCGCGCTCGCGTTCGTAACCGTCTTCGCCGAACAAAAGCGATAGCGGTTCGCCGAGGATCCCCTCTCGGCTATGCCCAGTCATTTCGACGAGAGCATCATTGACCGTCGTGAGGTGTCCATCCTCGTCGACGATGTACATTCCGTCACCAGCGGTCTCGACCAACCGTTCGTAGCGGCGACGAATCCGCTCTTGTTGGGCGAGTTGCCCGCGAATCGCCACTGTCTCGAGGGTGTAAGAGACGCTCTCAGCGATTTCATCGAGGGCCCGGTGTTCGACGGCAGAAAGCGGGGTGGCCGCGTAAACAACCAACAGTCCGTACCGGTCATCTTCGACCGCGAGCGGTTCGACGGCAACCGAACGGACCCCGCGGGACCGGGCTTCTTCACCGAGCGGAACCACCGACTCGTTACCCTCGATCTGGCGAACGACCTGGGATTGACCGCTGTGTAATACCCGTTTGAGCAGCGGTTGGCCCCCATCACCGATACCGAAGGTTCGTTGCATCGGCCAGTCGACGGCCGCGGGATTCGTAATCCAGGGAACGATCTCCCGTTCGCCAGGGTCATACTCTCCGAGCCAGGCGAAAACGAATCCCTCGTACTCGAGAAAGGACTCGCGTACCGTCCGTTCGATGTCACTGGCAGACCGTGCATCGACGAGTCGGCGTTTGATCGTGCCGACGAGTTGATCCAGCGTCGAAGAAAACTCCGACTCAATCCGCTCGGCGACTGTGT comes from the Natronosalvus amylolyticus genome and includes:
- a CDS encoding carboxylate--amine ligase yields the protein MATSFHSTSGLIETLESMRFDRPPALVCNAHITGCSVGRALAAQDVPVIAVDRNGDGVGPYSEAVVAAGAVTFPLEDTNGFVHDVERIAAVLEYDPVIFPCMDEWVHALVEGAPAGVRLPFADREVIEGVLDKESLYSLADALEIPYPETYRLSEYDPETIMDRLECPFVVKPARKREFEELIGTNVIEIEDTDSFFDIVERARAADVRIMAQEKVPIATGHDRSFASYRSPVGDVIGLVGNAHVRYPQAYGTSCVVDTVEDSKLEARAKSILEAAEYYGISESEFVYDSQREKYVLLDVNTRPWKWISLPVEAGINLPYAAYADAVGESYAVGPICDSRWVYLPDYIQKLSSSPGVDDVLSSAAWRSFLSGDFEQQRGLTTGVYRPSDPGPALQLLETLFGRSEYYCSC
- a CDS encoding HalX domain-containing protein, whose protein sequence is MTDEPEVLVVDDEARLADLFAAWLGTERPVAAAYNGEQALEMMTDTIEVVLLDRRMPGLSGDEVLQTIREEGYDCRVVMVTAVDPDFDIIEMGFDDYLVKPVSKDELLEMVKNVSTRSDYKTDIQEYYALVSKKALLESEKADRELADHDEYQQLCARVDELRDQVDETVSGMSSHDDFVGAFQDLQGEN
- a CDS encoding PAS domain S-box protein, with translation MGTDSSDTPRPRVLCVSSDRSTRAALTRSFGEVEVNVAIAQSSSNAVDRLEHEPIDAVLVDANTVANVPGLLEAVENRWPGTPAFVHWEDDTEGTVSLLAEVVSRTRPTRLDTVLADTVAERIESEFSSTLDQLVGTIKRRLVDARSASDIERTVRESFLEYEGFVFAWLGEYDPGEREIVPWITNPAAVDWPMQRTFGIGDGGQPLLKRVLHSGQSQVVRQIEGNESVVPLGEEARSRGVRSVAVEPLAVEDDRYGLLVVYAATPLSAVEHRALDEIAESVSYTLETVAIRGQLAQQERIRRRYERLVETAGDGMYIVDEDGHLTTVNDALVEMTGHSREGILGEPLSLLFGEDGYERERETSERLLESESTTATFETVLETKAGEEIPCETQVVLVEEPAVHGSVGVVRDITERKRRERKLREQNERLEAFAQIVSHDLRNPLGVSQGYLDLLEETESYEHLENVREGLERMEAIIGDVLTVAREGEWASNLEQVALAEVVREAWDNVSTEAADLEIDSTLTLTADRSPLLRLLENLFRNAIEHGQLDHRPEHTLTIRVGALEDGREGFYVADDGCGIPTELRQDVFDSSVSTGSSGIGLGLWVVREVAEGHGWTVSVDESSAGGARFSFVIDG